CGTCACGCCGGCCTCGCCGTTCGAGCACGCGGTCAGCAGCGACGGGACCCCGACGACGGCCGCGCCCGCGGCGACCATCCCGAGGAAGGACCGCCGCTTGACGGCGATCTCCCCGACCTGGCCGAGCTGTGTGGTGGTGTTCATGAGCGCCCTTCACTCCCTTGTGGAAACGCGGTGTCCTCGTGGTCCCCCGTGCCGACGACCCGCGATCGTCCGTGATCGGTGCGGGTGTCGGTCGATCCGCGAACATCGAAGCGGTTCGACGCCCGCACTCTACGGCCTCCCCCCGCGACCGAGCAACCACTGCCCAGATCGAGACCGGAACGTCATCGCGACGGGCGCGCGGCCGGTCGTAGGCAGGTCGACCGGTGCTCACGCGTCCGCTAGCGTGTGGCCCGCGTCACGCCCAGCACGTGGCTGCTATCGTCGAAACGGTTCGACGATCCGATCGAAGCGGTCCCCCCGCAGCGCGCCTCGCCGCAGCGCAGGACCGGTTCGCCCACCGCACCAGAACGAGGGACCCCCGTGGCCGACGACGACCTCCAGGCAGCCCCGACGTACCGCGACCCCGCCCAGCCGTTCCCGGCCCGGGCCCGTGACCTGCTCGCACGGCTCACGCTCGACGAGAAGGTCGCGCTGCTGCACCAGCACGCGCCCGCGGTCGACCGCGTCGGGCTGCGGGCCTTCCACACCGGCGCCGAGGTGCTGCACGGCGTCGCGTGGCTCGGCGTCGCGACGTCGTTCCCGCAGCCCGTCGGGCTCGCCGCGACCTGGGACGCGGCGCTGCTGACCCGGGTCGGCGAGGTCGTCGGCACCGAGCTCCGCGCCAAGCACGCCGCCGACCCCGCCGTGAGCCTCAACGTCTGGGCGCCGGTCGTGAACCCCCTGCGCCACCCCCTGTGGGGCCGCAACGAGGAGGGCTTCTCCGAGGACCCGCACCTCACGGCGCACCTCGCGACCGCCTACGCCCGTGGCCTGCGCGGGGACCACCCCGTCTACTGGCGCACGGTGCCCACGCTCAAGCACTTCCTGGCGTACAACAACGAGACCGACCGCGCGCTCACGAGCTCGCAGCTGCGCCCGCGCGTGCTGCACGAGTACGAGCTGCCCGCGTACCGCGGACCCATCGAGGCCGGCGTGGTCGGCGCCGTCATGCCGTCGTACAACCTCGTCAACGGGCGGCCCAACCACGTCGCCCGGGAGCTGCTCGACGAGCTGCGCAGCTGGACCGACGCCTCGCTCATGGTCGTGTCCGACGCCGCCGCGCCCGGCAACCTCGTGACGTTCGAGCGGTACTACGACGACCACGTCGAGAGCCACGCCGCGATGGTGCGGGCCGGCGTCGACTCGTTCACCGACAACGACGCCGACACCCGCCCGACCGTCGAGCGCCTGCACGCGGCGCTCGAGCGCGGGCTGCTCACCGAGGCCGAGGTCGACCGGGCCGTGCTGCGCCAGCTCGAGCTGCGCCTCGCGACCGGCGAGCTCGACCCCGGCCTCGACCCGTACGCCGGCGTGGGGGCGGACGCGCTCGACCTGCCGGAGCACCGCGCGCTCGCGCGTGAGGTCGCGGCGCGCGCCGTGGTCGTGCTCCAGAACGACGGCGTGCTGCCGCTGCGGCCCGGCGCGAGCGTCGCCGTCGTCGGCCCGCTCGCCGACCGCGTGCTGCAGGACTGGTACTCCGGCACCCCGCCGTACCTCGTGGGCCTCGGCAGCGCGCTCGCCGAGCGGCTCGGCTCGTCCGCGGTCCGCGTCGCCGACGGTGCGGATCGCGTCGCGCTGCGGTCCCTGACCACGGGCGCGTACGTGCGCCAGGTCGACGCCGCGACCCCCCTCACGGCCGACGCCCGCACCGCGACCGACGAGGGCGCCGCGTTCGACGTGACGTCGTGGGGCGAGGGCCTCGTGACGCTGCGCGGCGTCCGCTCAGGGCTGCTCTGGTCCGGTGCCGGCTGGGTCGTGCGCGCCGACGCCGAGCGCGTCGGCGGCTGGGTCGCCCAGGAGAGCTTCCGGCTGCACCGGCACCCCGACGGCACGTGGTCCGTCCAGCACGTCGGCTCGGGCCGGTGGGTCCGCGTCCAGAACGACACCACCGGCACGCTCGTGGCCGAGGCGCACGATGCCGCCGACGCCGAGCGGTTCACGCTGCGCACGCTCCGCTCCGGGCACGCCGAGGTCGCCGAGGCGGCCGCGGGCGCCGACGTCGTGGTCGTCGCGGTCGGGAACGACCCGCACCTGCTCGGGCGCGAGACCGAGGACCGCCCGCACCTGCGCCTGCCCGACGCGTCCGCCGAGCTCTGGCGCACCGCGCGCGACGCGAACCCCCGCGCGGTGCTCGCGGTGGTGTCCTCCTACCCGTACGTGCTCGGTCCCGTGGCCGACGAGGCCGCCGCGGTCCTGTGGTCCTCGCACGCCGGCCAGGAGCTCGGGCACGGGCTCACCGACGTGCTCGTGGGCGACGTCGAACCCTCCGGGCACCTCGCGCAGACCTGGGTCGCGGACGA
The Cellulomonas sp. NS3 DNA segment above includes these coding regions:
- a CDS encoding glycoside hydrolase family 3 C-terminal domain-containing protein; this encodes MADDDLQAAPTYRDPAQPFPARARDLLARLTLDEKVALLHQHAPAVDRVGLRAFHTGAEVLHGVAWLGVATSFPQPVGLAATWDAALLTRVGEVVGTELRAKHAADPAVSLNVWAPVVNPLRHPLWGRNEEGFSEDPHLTAHLATAYARGLRGDHPVYWRTVPTLKHFLAYNNETDRALTSSQLRPRVLHEYELPAYRGPIEAGVVGAVMPSYNLVNGRPNHVARELLDELRSWTDASLMVVSDAAAPGNLVTFERYYDDHVESHAAMVRAGVDSFTDNDADTRPTVERLHAALERGLLTEAEVDRAVLRQLELRLATGELDPGLDPYAGVGADALDLPEHRALAREVAARAVVVLQNDGVLPLRPGASVAVVGPLADRVLQDWYSGTPPYLVGLGSALAERLGSSAVRVADGADRVALRSLTTGAYVRQVDAATPLTADARTATDEGAAFDVTSWGEGLVTLRGVRSGLLWSGAGWVVRADAERVGGWVAQESFRLHRHPDGTWSVQHVGSGRWVRVQNDTTGTLVAEAHDAADAERFTLRTLRSGHAEVAEAAAGADVVVVAVGNDPHLLGRETEDRPHLRLPDASAELWRTARDANPRAVLAVVSSYPYVLGPVADEAAAVLWSSHAGQELGHGLTDVLVGDVEPSGHLAQTWVADESHVGDLLDYDVISAGSTYWYARHEPLYAFGHGLSYTTVEHRGLRVVAPSGAVTGATDGADPATGGRPAAAGPVRVDADAHLDVEVDVANTGDRTVDELVQVYASAVDHRLTVPRRRLLGHVRVPLEPGAVATATVRVRVADLAVWDVTRDALAVEPGRYVLHAGSSSTHLPVNAEVVVAGDPVAPRDALDRPLRATDFDDHDGIELAERTRDAGDAVQVPRGCGSAAVTLRDVDARGAARLGLTVARTRAGAASVRVEVRDGAGAWQVAASADVPADGARHDWSTVDAVRGPAWDALTDAVTDLRVVLTGPARLTELTFGG